One Macadamia integrifolia cultivar HAES 741 unplaced genomic scaffold, SCU_Mint_v3 scaffold2169, whole genome shotgun sequence genomic window carries:
- the LOC122065979 gene encoding pleiotropic drug resistance protein 1-like — translation MKQGGEEIYVGPLGKHGCHLIEYFEAVKGVSKIKGGYNPATWMLEVTTTSQEAALGVSFPEIYKNSELYRRNKTMIEELGKPAPGSKDLYFPAQYSKSFVIQCMACLWKQHWSYWRNPPYTLVRLFFTTFIALMLGSMFWGLGSKTSNSQDLFNAMGSMYGAVLFLGVQNAGSVQPVVDIERTVFYRERAAGMYSAMAYAFAQVAIEIPHIFIQAVIYGVIVYSMIGFQWTVAKFFWYLFFMYFTLLYFTFYGMMAVGVTPNQHIASIVSSAFYAIWNLFSGFIIPRPSIPIWWRWYYWACPVAWTLYGLVVSQFGDITELISTGEKHETVQQFLLDYFGFKHSFLGVVASMMVVFTVLFAFIFAFSIKVFNFQRR, via the exons ATGAagcaaggaggagaagaaatatATGTGGGCCCCTTAGGGAAACACGGTTGCCATTTGATCGAGTACTTTGAG GCCGTTAAAGGAGTCAGTAAGATAAAGGGTGGTTATAATCCAGCAACATGGATGTTGGAGGTGACAACAACATCCCAAGAAGCAGCTTTGGGAGTGAGCTTCCCGGAGATATATAAGAACTCAGAACTGTACAG GAGGAACAAAACAATGATTGAGGAACTGGGTAAACCTGCCCCTGGTTCCAAAGATCTCTATTTCCCTGCCCAGTACTCTAAATCTTTCGTCATCCAATGCATGGCTTGTCTATGGAAACAACATTGGTCATACTGGCGGAACCCACCTTACACTCTTGTGAGGCTCTTCTTCACAACTTTCATAGCTCTAATGCTCGGGTCGATGTTTTGGGGTCTTGGATCTAAAAC CTCGAATTCTCAGGATCTCTTTAATGCAATGGGTTCTATGTATGGTGCTGTTCTGTTTCTTGGGGTACAAAATGCTGGATCAGTGCAGCCTGTTGTTGATATCGAACGCACGGTATTTTATCGAGAGAGAGCTGCCGGAATGTATTCAGCTATGGCTTATGCCTTTGCCCAA GTTGCGATTGAGATTCCACATATCTTCATCCAGGCCGTAATATATGGAGTTATAGTGTATTCAATGATTGGATTCCAATGGACAGTTGCAAAATTCTTCTGGTATCTGTTCTTCATGTATTTCACATTGTTATACTTCACTTTCTATGGTATGATGGCAGTGGGTGTTACACCCAACCAACACATCGCTTCTATAGTTTCTTCTGCATTCTATGCAATATGGAACCTTTTCTCCGGATTCATAATTCCAAGACCA AGTATTCCTATCTGGTGGAGGTGGTACTACTGGGCCTGCCCTGTTGCTTGGACATTGTACGGATTGGTCGTTTCACAATTTGGAGATATAACGGAACTGATTTCCACAGGAGAGAAGCATGAGACAGTTCAACAATTTCTCTTGGACTATTTTGGATTCAAGCATAGTTTCTTAGGAGTGGTGGCAAGCATGATGGTTGTGTTCACTGTGCTTTTCGCATTCATCTTTGCTTTTTCGATAAAGGTATTTAACTTCCAGAGAAGATAA